A stretch of the Diorhabda sublineata isolate icDioSubl1.1 chromosome 11, icDioSubl1.1, whole genome shotgun sequence genome encodes the following:
- the LOC130450370 gene encoding ubiquitin carboxyl-terminal hydrolase 7 isoform X1: MNHVTGHYRRNEDNPQNTNANEVEDMETQEVTTMEYITDSGGAEMDQTQNGEIIVGPQPDPNAIAQDTEMEEDEARSEATFRFTVQNFSKLKDSVLSPPCFVRNLPWKIMVMPRNSHAQDARSDRPSQRSLGFFLQCNGESESSSWSCYAVAELRMLSVRPDIENFTRKIQHLFYSKENDWGFSHFMAWNDVLDPDKGFIKDDAITLEVQVVADAPHGVSWDSKKHTGYVGLKNQGATCYMNSLLQTLYFTNQLRKAVYKMPTESDDSTKSVALALQRVFHELQFCDKPVGTKKLTKSFGWETLDSFMQHDVQEFLRVLLDKLESKMKGTCVEGTVPKLFEGKMISYIRCKNVDYSSTRSETFYDIQLNIKGKKNIDESFKDYIAKETLDGDNKYDAGEHGLQDAEKGVIFKEFPPVLHLHLMRFQYDPVTDSSVKFNDRFEFYEKISLDTYLQDPDPNNPANYTLHAVLVHSGDNHGGHYVVFINPKGDGKWCKFDDDVVSRCTKQEALEHNYGGHDEDMNMTVKHCTNAYMLVYIRDSEMHKVLQDVTDVDIPTELADRLAEEKRMEQVRRKERNEAHLYMTINVLLEDSFDGHQGNDLYDPERALFRVFKIKKMATVAEMMEMLADAFKYPPEQIRPWPFSQRSNQTIRPSVLDLETDLHKAVTDAAENMNPWNIFLELLPPDSGQSTLPTFDKETDVLLFFKMYDPKQKKIHYCGHSYLPVTSKLVDIIPLLNERAGFPPDTELLLYEEIRPNMIEKITNFNDPLEKVLEELMDGDIIVFEKEEREELSDLPTCVDYFKDLFCRVEVTFVDKCIPNDQGFTMELSQRMTYDQFARAVAQRVGTDPYLLQFFKCQSYKDSPGHPLRCTFEGTLKDLLVYSKPKVPKKIFYQQLSIRVNELENKKQFKCVYVGPKMKDEKELILYPNKGGTVADLLEEAKKQIEFGEGSTGKLRLTEVSSSRVSMGPKEDTPLEQLGITATKVYRIEEVPQDELHLAEDEMLVSCAHFHKEIFSTFGIPFLIKLKNNEPFSKVKERIQKRLAVPEKEWEKFKFAIVALGRPQTIQEDEYIVNLADFKPAPNQSGSPRPWLGLDHVNKTPKRSRFNYLEKAIKIYN; the protein is encoded by the exons ATGAACCACGTGACAGGCCATTATCGTCGAAACGAAGACAATCCTCAAAATACTAATGCTAATGAAGTTGAAGATATGGAAACTCAAGAAG tGACTACAATGGAATACATCACAGATTCTGGTGGTGCAGAAATGGATCAGACTCAAAATGGAGAGATCATTGTTGGTCCACAACCTGATCCGAATGCAATAGCACAAGATACCGAAATGGAAGAAGATGAGGCTCGTTCAGAAGCAACTTTCAGATTTACTGTTCAGAATTTTAGTAAATTGAAG gatTCAGTGTTGTCCCCACCATGCTTCGTGAGAAATTTACCATGGAAGATAATGGTGATGCCACGTAACAGCCATGCTCAAGATGCTAGATCAGACAGGCCATCACAAAGATCTTTGGGATTCTTTTTACAATGCAATGGTGAAAGCGAATCGAGCTCTTGGTCTTGTTACGCCGTTGCAGAATTGAGGATGCTTTCGGTTAGACCTGATATTGAGAATTTCACCAGGAAgattcaacatttattttattcgaaG gaAAACGATTGGGGTTTTTCCCATTTTATGGCATGGAATGATGTCTTGGATCCGGACAAAGGTTTCATCAAGGATGATGCGATTACCTTGGAGGTGCAAGTAGTAGCGGATGCACCCCATGGGGTATCGTGGGATAGTAAAAAACACACAG gGTATGTCGGTTTGAAAAATCAGGGTGCAACATGTTATATGAATTCTTTACTCCAAACTTTGTATTTTACTAATCAATTGAGAAAGGCGGTTTATAAAATGCCAACCGAATCCGACGATTCTACCAAATCTGTGGCTTTGGCTTTGCAACGTGTTTTTCACGAATTACAATTTTGCGATAAGCCAGTCGGTACCAAAAAGCTAACGAAAAGTTTCGGTTGGGAGACGCTAGATTCATTTATGCAGCATGATGTTCAGGAATTTTTAAGG GTGCTATTAGATAAGTTAGAGAGCAAAATGAAAGGTACATGTGTCGAAGGGACCGTTCCAAAATTATTCGAAGGGAAAATGATTTCGTATATAAGATGTAAAAATGTTGATTACTCAAGTACTAGATCGGAAACTTTCTACGATATACAGTTgaatataaaaggaaaaaagaatA TTGACGAATCATTCAAAGACTATATTGCCAAAGAAACATTAGATGGTGATAATAAGTATGATGCCGGCGAACACGGTTTGCAAGATGCCGAAAAGGGTGTCATCTTCAAAGAATTTCCCCCTGTATTACATTTGCATTTGATGAGGTTCCAATACGATCCGGTGACCGATAGTTCGGTCAAATTCAATGATAGGTTCGAATTTTACGAAAAGATATCGTTGGATACTTACCTCCAAGATCCAGATCCTAATAATCCGGCAAATTATACATTACATGCCGTACTTGTACATAGCGGCGATAACCACGGGGGACATTATGTTGTTTTTATCAATCCCAAAG GTGATGGTAAATGGTGTAAATTTGATGATGATGTCGTTTCGAGGTGTACGAAGCAGGAAGCTTTGGAGCACAATTACGGCGGTCACGACGAAGATATGAACATGACAGTTAAACATTGTACCAACGCATACATGTTGGTGTACATTAGAGATTCGGAAATGCATAAAGTCCTCCAAGAC GTTACTGACGTTGATATTCCGACTGAGTTGGCGGATCGTTTGGCCGAGGAAAAACGAATGGAACAAGTTCGTCGTAAAGAACGCAACGAAGCGCATCTTTACATGACTATAAATGTTCTGTTGGAGGATTCGTTCGACGGTCATCAGGGTAATGATTTGTATGATCCCGAAAGGGCCCTTTTTAGagtattcaaaattaaaaaaatggctaCCGTTGCTGAAATGATGGAAATGTTGGCCGACGCTTTCAAATATCCTCCAGAGCAGATAAGACCGTGGCCGTTCAGTCAAAG ATCAAATCAAACGATTCGACCGAGCGTTTTGGATCTCGAAACCGATCTCCATAAGGCAGTTACAGATGCAGCAGAAAACATGAACCCttggaatatatttttggaattactACCGCCCGATTCGGGACAGTCCACGCTTCCCACTTTCGATAAAGAAACTGACgttttgctatttttcaaaatgtacgatcccaaacaaaagaaaatccaTTACTGCGGTCACAGTTATTTACCCGTCACTAGTAAATTAGTGGATATCATACCGTTGTTGAATGAAAGAGCGGGTTTCCCACCAGACACAGAATTACTTCTTTATGAGGAAATTCGTCcaaatatgatagaaaaaattaccaattttaaTGATCCACTGGAAAag gtATTAGAAGAATTGATGGATGGTGATATAATAGtgtttgaaaaagaagaaagggAAGAACTTTCGGATCTCCCGACTTGCGTCGATTATTTTAAAGATTTGTTTTGTCGAGTTGAAGTTACATTTGTAGACAAGTGTATACCGAACGATCAAGGATTTACAATGGAATTGTCCCAGAGAATGACGTACGATCAGTTTGCTAGGGCGGTAGCGCAAAGGGTCGGTACAGATCCGTATCTGTTACAATTCTTTAAATGTCAAAG TTATAAAGATAGTCCCGGTCACCCATTGAGGTGTACCTTCGAGGGCACTCTCAAAGACTTACTAGTGTATTCGAAGCCAAAAGtaccgaaaaaaatattttatcaacaactTAGTATTCGGGTAAATGAACTAGAGAATAAGAAGCAATTTAAATGTGTATATGTGGGTCCCAAAATGAAGGACGAAAAAGAATTGATATTATATCCAAATAAAGGTGGGACTGTAGCCGATTTATTGGAAGAAgctaaaaaacaaatagaattcGGCGAAGGTAGTACAGGAAAACTTAG gttaacggAAGTGAGTAGTAGTAGAGTATCGATGGGGCCAAAAGAGGATACGCCGTTAGAGCAGCTAGGAATAACTGCTACGAAAGTTTATAGGATCGAAGAAGTACCTCAAGACGAGTTACATCTAGCCGAAGATGAAATGCTAGTCTCTTGCGCTCATTTTCACAAggaaattttttctacatttggTATTCCATTTCTTATAAAACTCAAGAATAACGAACCTTTCAGTAAAGTTAAAG AGAGAATACAGAAACGATTGGCTGTGCCTGAAAAAGAATgggaaaaattcaaatttgcaATTGTTGCTCTGGGTAGGCCACAAACTATTCAAGAAGACGAGTATATAGTGAACTTAGCCGATTTCAAACCTGCTCCTAATCAAT CAGGTAGTCCACGACCTTGGTTAGGTCTAGACCATGTGAATAAAACCCCCAAGAGGTCTCGATTCAACTACCTGGAGAAGGCCATTAAAATATACAACTGA
- the LOC130450370 gene encoding ubiquitin carboxyl-terminal hydrolase 7 isoform X2, whose translation MNHVTGHYRRNEDNPQNTNANEVEDMETQEVTTMEYITDSGGAEMDQTQNGEIIVGPQPDPNAIAQDTEMEEDEARSEATFRFTVQNFSKLKDSVLSPPCFVRNLPWKIMVMPRNSHAQDARSDRPSQRSLGFFLQCNGESESSSWSCYAVAELRMLSVRPDIENFTRKIQHLFYSKENDWGFSHFMAWNDVLDPDKGFIKDDAITLEVQVVADAPHGVSWDSKKHTGYVGLKNQGATCYMNSLLQTLYFTNQLRKAVYKMPTESDDSTKSVALALQRVFHELQFCDKPVGTKKLTKSFGWETLDSFMQHDVQEFLRVLLDKLESKMKGTCVEGTVPKLFEGKMISYIRCKNVDYSSTRSETFYDIQLNIKGKKNIDESFKDYIAKETLDGDNKYDAGEHGLQDAEKGVIFKEFPPVLHLHLMRFQYDPVTDSSVKFNDRFEFYEKISLDTYLQDPDPNNPANYTLHAVLVHSGDNHGGHYVVFINPKGDGKWCKFDDDVVSRCTKQEALEHNYGGHDEDMNMTVKHCTNAYMLVYIRDSEMHKVLQDVTDVDIPTELADRLAEEKRMEQVRRKERNEAHLYMTINVLLEDSFDGHQGNDLYDPERALFRVFKIKKMATVAEMMEMLADAFKYPPEQIRPWPFSQRSNQTIRPSVLDLETDLHKAVTDAAENMNPWNIFLELLPPDSGQSTLPTFDKETDVLLFFKMYDPKQKKIHYCGHSYLPVTSKLVDIIPLLNERAGFPPDTELLLYEEIRPNMIEKITNFNDPLEKVLEELMDGDIIVFEKEEREELSDLPTCVDYFKDLFCRVEVTFVDKCIPNDQGFTMELSQRMTYDQFARAVAQRVGTDPYLLQFFKCQSYKDSPGHPLRCTFEGTLKDLLVYSKPKVPKKIFYQQLSIRVNELENKKQFKCVYVGPKMKDEKELILYPNKGGTVADLLEEAKKQIEFGEGSTGKLRLTEVSSSRVSMGPKEDTPLEQLGITATKVYRIEEVPQDELHLAEDEMLVSCAHFHKEIFSTFGIPFLIKLKNNEPFSKVKERIQKRLAVPEKEWEKFKFAIVALGRPQTIQEDEYIVNLADFKPAPNQCSPRPWLGLDHVNKTPKRSRFNYLEKAIKIYN comes from the exons ATGAACCACGTGACAGGCCATTATCGTCGAAACGAAGACAATCCTCAAAATACTAATGCTAATGAAGTTGAAGATATGGAAACTCAAGAAG tGACTACAATGGAATACATCACAGATTCTGGTGGTGCAGAAATGGATCAGACTCAAAATGGAGAGATCATTGTTGGTCCACAACCTGATCCGAATGCAATAGCACAAGATACCGAAATGGAAGAAGATGAGGCTCGTTCAGAAGCAACTTTCAGATTTACTGTTCAGAATTTTAGTAAATTGAAG gatTCAGTGTTGTCCCCACCATGCTTCGTGAGAAATTTACCATGGAAGATAATGGTGATGCCACGTAACAGCCATGCTCAAGATGCTAGATCAGACAGGCCATCACAAAGATCTTTGGGATTCTTTTTACAATGCAATGGTGAAAGCGAATCGAGCTCTTGGTCTTGTTACGCCGTTGCAGAATTGAGGATGCTTTCGGTTAGACCTGATATTGAGAATTTCACCAGGAAgattcaacatttattttattcgaaG gaAAACGATTGGGGTTTTTCCCATTTTATGGCATGGAATGATGTCTTGGATCCGGACAAAGGTTTCATCAAGGATGATGCGATTACCTTGGAGGTGCAAGTAGTAGCGGATGCACCCCATGGGGTATCGTGGGATAGTAAAAAACACACAG gGTATGTCGGTTTGAAAAATCAGGGTGCAACATGTTATATGAATTCTTTACTCCAAACTTTGTATTTTACTAATCAATTGAGAAAGGCGGTTTATAAAATGCCAACCGAATCCGACGATTCTACCAAATCTGTGGCTTTGGCTTTGCAACGTGTTTTTCACGAATTACAATTTTGCGATAAGCCAGTCGGTACCAAAAAGCTAACGAAAAGTTTCGGTTGGGAGACGCTAGATTCATTTATGCAGCATGATGTTCAGGAATTTTTAAGG GTGCTATTAGATAAGTTAGAGAGCAAAATGAAAGGTACATGTGTCGAAGGGACCGTTCCAAAATTATTCGAAGGGAAAATGATTTCGTATATAAGATGTAAAAATGTTGATTACTCAAGTACTAGATCGGAAACTTTCTACGATATACAGTTgaatataaaaggaaaaaagaatA TTGACGAATCATTCAAAGACTATATTGCCAAAGAAACATTAGATGGTGATAATAAGTATGATGCCGGCGAACACGGTTTGCAAGATGCCGAAAAGGGTGTCATCTTCAAAGAATTTCCCCCTGTATTACATTTGCATTTGATGAGGTTCCAATACGATCCGGTGACCGATAGTTCGGTCAAATTCAATGATAGGTTCGAATTTTACGAAAAGATATCGTTGGATACTTACCTCCAAGATCCAGATCCTAATAATCCGGCAAATTATACATTACATGCCGTACTTGTACATAGCGGCGATAACCACGGGGGACATTATGTTGTTTTTATCAATCCCAAAG GTGATGGTAAATGGTGTAAATTTGATGATGATGTCGTTTCGAGGTGTACGAAGCAGGAAGCTTTGGAGCACAATTACGGCGGTCACGACGAAGATATGAACATGACAGTTAAACATTGTACCAACGCATACATGTTGGTGTACATTAGAGATTCGGAAATGCATAAAGTCCTCCAAGAC GTTACTGACGTTGATATTCCGACTGAGTTGGCGGATCGTTTGGCCGAGGAAAAACGAATGGAACAAGTTCGTCGTAAAGAACGCAACGAAGCGCATCTTTACATGACTATAAATGTTCTGTTGGAGGATTCGTTCGACGGTCATCAGGGTAATGATTTGTATGATCCCGAAAGGGCCCTTTTTAGagtattcaaaattaaaaaaatggctaCCGTTGCTGAAATGATGGAAATGTTGGCCGACGCTTTCAAATATCCTCCAGAGCAGATAAGACCGTGGCCGTTCAGTCAAAG ATCAAATCAAACGATTCGACCGAGCGTTTTGGATCTCGAAACCGATCTCCATAAGGCAGTTACAGATGCAGCAGAAAACATGAACCCttggaatatatttttggaattactACCGCCCGATTCGGGACAGTCCACGCTTCCCACTTTCGATAAAGAAACTGACgttttgctatttttcaaaatgtacgatcccaaacaaaagaaaatccaTTACTGCGGTCACAGTTATTTACCCGTCACTAGTAAATTAGTGGATATCATACCGTTGTTGAATGAAAGAGCGGGTTTCCCACCAGACACAGAATTACTTCTTTATGAGGAAATTCGTCcaaatatgatagaaaaaattaccaattttaaTGATCCACTGGAAAag gtATTAGAAGAATTGATGGATGGTGATATAATAGtgtttgaaaaagaagaaagggAAGAACTTTCGGATCTCCCGACTTGCGTCGATTATTTTAAAGATTTGTTTTGTCGAGTTGAAGTTACATTTGTAGACAAGTGTATACCGAACGATCAAGGATTTACAATGGAATTGTCCCAGAGAATGACGTACGATCAGTTTGCTAGGGCGGTAGCGCAAAGGGTCGGTACAGATCCGTATCTGTTACAATTCTTTAAATGTCAAAG TTATAAAGATAGTCCCGGTCACCCATTGAGGTGTACCTTCGAGGGCACTCTCAAAGACTTACTAGTGTATTCGAAGCCAAAAGtaccgaaaaaaatattttatcaacaactTAGTATTCGGGTAAATGAACTAGAGAATAAGAAGCAATTTAAATGTGTATATGTGGGTCCCAAAATGAAGGACGAAAAAGAATTGATATTATATCCAAATAAAGGTGGGACTGTAGCCGATTTATTGGAAGAAgctaaaaaacaaatagaattcGGCGAAGGTAGTACAGGAAAACTTAG gttaacggAAGTGAGTAGTAGTAGAGTATCGATGGGGCCAAAAGAGGATACGCCGTTAGAGCAGCTAGGAATAACTGCTACGAAAGTTTATAGGATCGAAGAAGTACCTCAAGACGAGTTACATCTAGCCGAAGATGAAATGCTAGTCTCTTGCGCTCATTTTCACAAggaaattttttctacatttggTATTCCATTTCTTATAAAACTCAAGAATAACGAACCTTTCAGTAAAGTTAAAG AGAGAATACAGAAACGATTGGCTGTGCCTGAAAAAGAATgggaaaaattcaaatttgcaATTGTTGCTCTGGGTAGGCCACAAACTATTCAAGAAGACGAGTATATAGTGAACTTAGCCGATTTCAAACCTGCTCCTAATCAAT GTAGTCCACGACCTTGGTTAGGTCTAGACCATGTGAATAAAACCCCCAAGAGGTCTCGATTCAACTACCTGGAGAAGGCCATTAAAATATACAACTGA
- the LOC130450370 gene encoding ubiquitin carboxyl-terminal hydrolase 7 isoform X3: MNHVTGHYRRNEDNPQNTNANEVEDMETQEDSGGAEMDQTQNGEIIVGPQPDPNAIAQDTEMEEDEARSEATFRFTVQNFSKLKDSVLSPPCFVRNLPWKIMVMPRNSHAQDARSDRPSQRSLGFFLQCNGESESSSWSCYAVAELRMLSVRPDIENFTRKIQHLFYSKENDWGFSHFMAWNDVLDPDKGFIKDDAITLEVQVVADAPHGVSWDSKKHTGYVGLKNQGATCYMNSLLQTLYFTNQLRKAVYKMPTESDDSTKSVALALQRVFHELQFCDKPVGTKKLTKSFGWETLDSFMQHDVQEFLRVLLDKLESKMKGTCVEGTVPKLFEGKMISYIRCKNVDYSSTRSETFYDIQLNIKGKKNIDESFKDYIAKETLDGDNKYDAGEHGLQDAEKGVIFKEFPPVLHLHLMRFQYDPVTDSSVKFNDRFEFYEKISLDTYLQDPDPNNPANYTLHAVLVHSGDNHGGHYVVFINPKGDGKWCKFDDDVVSRCTKQEALEHNYGGHDEDMNMTVKHCTNAYMLVYIRDSEMHKVLQDVTDVDIPTELADRLAEEKRMEQVRRKERNEAHLYMTINVLLEDSFDGHQGNDLYDPERALFRVFKIKKMATVAEMMEMLADAFKYPPEQIRPWPFSQRSNQTIRPSVLDLETDLHKAVTDAAENMNPWNIFLELLPPDSGQSTLPTFDKETDVLLFFKMYDPKQKKIHYCGHSYLPVTSKLVDIIPLLNERAGFPPDTELLLYEEIRPNMIEKITNFNDPLEKVLEELMDGDIIVFEKEEREELSDLPTCVDYFKDLFCRVEVTFVDKCIPNDQGFTMELSQRMTYDQFARAVAQRVGTDPYLLQFFKCQSYKDSPGHPLRCTFEGTLKDLLVYSKPKVPKKIFYQQLSIRVNELENKKQFKCVYVGPKMKDEKELILYPNKGGTVADLLEEAKKQIEFGEGSTGKLRLTEVSSSRVSMGPKEDTPLEQLGITATKVYRIEEVPQDELHLAEDEMLVSCAHFHKEIFSTFGIPFLIKLKNNEPFSKVKERIQKRLAVPEKEWEKFKFAIVALGRPQTIQEDEYIVNLADFKPAPNQSGSPRPWLGLDHVNKTPKRSRFNYLEKAIKIYN; this comes from the exons ATGAACCACGTGACAGGCCATTATCGTCGAAACGAAGACAATCCTCAAAATACTAATGCTAATGAAGTTGAAGATATGGAAACTCAAGAAG ATTCTGGTGGTGCAGAAATGGATCAGACTCAAAATGGAGAGATCATTGTTGGTCCACAACCTGATCCGAATGCAATAGCACAAGATACCGAAATGGAAGAAGATGAGGCTCGTTCAGAAGCAACTTTCAGATTTACTGTTCAGAATTTTAGTAAATTGAAG gatTCAGTGTTGTCCCCACCATGCTTCGTGAGAAATTTACCATGGAAGATAATGGTGATGCCACGTAACAGCCATGCTCAAGATGCTAGATCAGACAGGCCATCACAAAGATCTTTGGGATTCTTTTTACAATGCAATGGTGAAAGCGAATCGAGCTCTTGGTCTTGTTACGCCGTTGCAGAATTGAGGATGCTTTCGGTTAGACCTGATATTGAGAATTTCACCAGGAAgattcaacatttattttattcgaaG gaAAACGATTGGGGTTTTTCCCATTTTATGGCATGGAATGATGTCTTGGATCCGGACAAAGGTTTCATCAAGGATGATGCGATTACCTTGGAGGTGCAAGTAGTAGCGGATGCACCCCATGGGGTATCGTGGGATAGTAAAAAACACACAG gGTATGTCGGTTTGAAAAATCAGGGTGCAACATGTTATATGAATTCTTTACTCCAAACTTTGTATTTTACTAATCAATTGAGAAAGGCGGTTTATAAAATGCCAACCGAATCCGACGATTCTACCAAATCTGTGGCTTTGGCTTTGCAACGTGTTTTTCACGAATTACAATTTTGCGATAAGCCAGTCGGTACCAAAAAGCTAACGAAAAGTTTCGGTTGGGAGACGCTAGATTCATTTATGCAGCATGATGTTCAGGAATTTTTAAGG GTGCTATTAGATAAGTTAGAGAGCAAAATGAAAGGTACATGTGTCGAAGGGACCGTTCCAAAATTATTCGAAGGGAAAATGATTTCGTATATAAGATGTAAAAATGTTGATTACTCAAGTACTAGATCGGAAACTTTCTACGATATACAGTTgaatataaaaggaaaaaagaatA TTGACGAATCATTCAAAGACTATATTGCCAAAGAAACATTAGATGGTGATAATAAGTATGATGCCGGCGAACACGGTTTGCAAGATGCCGAAAAGGGTGTCATCTTCAAAGAATTTCCCCCTGTATTACATTTGCATTTGATGAGGTTCCAATACGATCCGGTGACCGATAGTTCGGTCAAATTCAATGATAGGTTCGAATTTTACGAAAAGATATCGTTGGATACTTACCTCCAAGATCCAGATCCTAATAATCCGGCAAATTATACATTACATGCCGTACTTGTACATAGCGGCGATAACCACGGGGGACATTATGTTGTTTTTATCAATCCCAAAG GTGATGGTAAATGGTGTAAATTTGATGATGATGTCGTTTCGAGGTGTACGAAGCAGGAAGCTTTGGAGCACAATTACGGCGGTCACGACGAAGATATGAACATGACAGTTAAACATTGTACCAACGCATACATGTTGGTGTACATTAGAGATTCGGAAATGCATAAAGTCCTCCAAGAC GTTACTGACGTTGATATTCCGACTGAGTTGGCGGATCGTTTGGCCGAGGAAAAACGAATGGAACAAGTTCGTCGTAAAGAACGCAACGAAGCGCATCTTTACATGACTATAAATGTTCTGTTGGAGGATTCGTTCGACGGTCATCAGGGTAATGATTTGTATGATCCCGAAAGGGCCCTTTTTAGagtattcaaaattaaaaaaatggctaCCGTTGCTGAAATGATGGAAATGTTGGCCGACGCTTTCAAATATCCTCCAGAGCAGATAAGACCGTGGCCGTTCAGTCAAAG ATCAAATCAAACGATTCGACCGAGCGTTTTGGATCTCGAAACCGATCTCCATAAGGCAGTTACAGATGCAGCAGAAAACATGAACCCttggaatatatttttggaattactACCGCCCGATTCGGGACAGTCCACGCTTCCCACTTTCGATAAAGAAACTGACgttttgctatttttcaaaatgtacgatcccaaacaaaagaaaatccaTTACTGCGGTCACAGTTATTTACCCGTCACTAGTAAATTAGTGGATATCATACCGTTGTTGAATGAAAGAGCGGGTTTCCCACCAGACACAGAATTACTTCTTTATGAGGAAATTCGTCcaaatatgatagaaaaaattaccaattttaaTGATCCACTGGAAAag gtATTAGAAGAATTGATGGATGGTGATATAATAGtgtttgaaaaagaagaaagggAAGAACTTTCGGATCTCCCGACTTGCGTCGATTATTTTAAAGATTTGTTTTGTCGAGTTGAAGTTACATTTGTAGACAAGTGTATACCGAACGATCAAGGATTTACAATGGAATTGTCCCAGAGAATGACGTACGATCAGTTTGCTAGGGCGGTAGCGCAAAGGGTCGGTACAGATCCGTATCTGTTACAATTCTTTAAATGTCAAAG TTATAAAGATAGTCCCGGTCACCCATTGAGGTGTACCTTCGAGGGCACTCTCAAAGACTTACTAGTGTATTCGAAGCCAAAAGtaccgaaaaaaatattttatcaacaactTAGTATTCGGGTAAATGAACTAGAGAATAAGAAGCAATTTAAATGTGTATATGTGGGTCCCAAAATGAAGGACGAAAAAGAATTGATATTATATCCAAATAAAGGTGGGACTGTAGCCGATTTATTGGAAGAAgctaaaaaacaaatagaattcGGCGAAGGTAGTACAGGAAAACTTAG gttaacggAAGTGAGTAGTAGTAGAGTATCGATGGGGCCAAAAGAGGATACGCCGTTAGAGCAGCTAGGAATAACTGCTACGAAAGTTTATAGGATCGAAGAAGTACCTCAAGACGAGTTACATCTAGCCGAAGATGAAATGCTAGTCTCTTGCGCTCATTTTCACAAggaaattttttctacatttggTATTCCATTTCTTATAAAACTCAAGAATAACGAACCTTTCAGTAAAGTTAAAG AGAGAATACAGAAACGATTGGCTGTGCCTGAAAAAGAATgggaaaaattcaaatttgcaATTGTTGCTCTGGGTAGGCCACAAACTATTCAAGAAGACGAGTATATAGTGAACTTAGCCGATTTCAAACCTGCTCCTAATCAAT CAGGTAGTCCACGACCTTGGTTAGGTCTAGACCATGTGAATAAAACCCCCAAGAGGTCTCGATTCAACTACCTGGAGAAGGCCATTAAAATATACAACTGA